From Pantoea vagans:
TACCCGCAAACGGCGTCTGACGATGGCGGCCATGGCGCTGCGTCTGACACGCATGACGCTAATCGATATCGCCGTACGTTTTGGCTTTGATAACCAGCAAAACTTCACGCGGGTGTTCAAAGGCCACTTTTCACTGACGCCTGGCGCGTTTCGCCGTATTCCTCACTTGCCGGTTAAAAACTTCCATGGTCGCATTCTGGTGCGATCGCTGGCAGAGCGTGCGACGCTGGTGGAACGTGAGGAAGAACTGCATCTGTGCGGAGAGACACTGGAGTGGGAGTGCAGGTTTGGTGAGTATATTGCCGACCACGACCACCGGGTGGCTGAGCAGGCACGGCATCTGGTCGCGCTGGCGGGCAGCCATGCGACGCACGGCTGGTTAGGCTTTCAGTATGGTCCCGGCCATAGCTCTGCTGACCAGCAGAATATCAGCCTGTTTCAGGCGCTGGCACCACAACATGCCGGGCTGCTGGGTGACAATACCGCTAGCTGGAGCGAGGTGTGCGGCCTCTATGCGTCGATCCGCTGGAGCGGCAGGCCGGAGCAGCTGACGCGATTTATCGAGGATATCTACTATCAGCATTTGCCCATGCTGGGCGTGTCGCGCCGTCCGGGCAAAGACCTGTTGCGTCTTGATTTTGCGCACTGTAAGCCCGACTGGCTCAGCGGCGTTTTCTCTATTCCGGTGATGCAGGCGTAGCCGGCAGGGCAGGGTCAAGCGCTTCTGCTCCTGCCAATGCATCTTTTGTGCGATAAACCGTGACAAACCGCACGATTTTATAAAATAAGTCGCCATTCTGGCGTAAAATCCTCCCCCGAAACCCTGCCATATCTGAATCATCGTGCTTCTGTGGCAGGGCTGGAACATTCATCTGCATTTCAGGCCTTTTCTGGCCAAAACGACAATCGAAGACAACTATGCGACGCTTAATGATTTCCCTGATCCTGGCATTGCCTGCAATGGCGATGGCACAGCAGGCTGAGCCTTTCTCACCGCCTGCCGGACTGCATCCGCACTCTCAGGTTACCCAGCATGAAATCCTGGGTGATGGTGAACTGCCGGATCACACCAGCAGTAATGCCTCCCTTTCCGGATTCAACGACACGCTGTAAGTGTTGATGCGCTGCCAGAACCGGCGGCGCGAGATGATGCCCGGCTCGTCAGGAGCCGGACAGCTTCTGCCTGATTTACCTGCTCATACTCTGCACCTGCGGCTTCCTCTCTGAGGCCCATTCACCTGCATCTGAAACACGCTTTACCTGCATATTGCATCTTTGATGCTTCTGATTCATGCCGCTTCCCGTCCATATCTCCTCGCTTACGACACTGCTTAAAATATATCTTAAGTTGCAGAATCGCATTTTTCGTTCTTGTGCCGAAGATATATCATAGCTAATCTTGTCGCTTCAGATGAGAATGATTGTTATTCCATTGTTGTTTAATCATGGCGGGTATGCCCCTGACTATCGGGCATAGACCCTGTTTCAGGAGAGAGATTTTGACTACAACAGCCGATAAGCGCACGCCGCAGCGCGTCCGCAATGAACTGCGTTTTCGCCATATCCAGGTCGAAAGTAAAACCCATATTGCCGGGAAATTCTGGCGCATCCGGTTCAGCGGCAGCGATCTGGCAGGCTTTACGTCGCCAGGCTTTGATGACCACATCAAGGTGTTTTTCCCTGCTGCTGAAGGTGAAACACTGGTTCTGCCACAGATTACCGACGCAGGCATTGTCTGGCCGGAAGGTTTACGTCCGCAGGCGCGTGATTACACGCCGCTGGAATTCGATGGTGAATCTTCACTGACCCTCGACTTCTATATTCATCAGCAGGGCGTAGCCAGTGACTGGGCCGCGCAGGCGCAGGTGGGCGATCAACTGATTGTTGGTGGGCCACGCGGCTCGCTGGTGGTACCGACCGATTACGCATTCCAGCTTTACGTCTGCGACGAAACCGGGCTGCCCGCTTTTGCCCGCCGTCAGCGCGACGCCCGCGCCCAGGCGCTGCATCTCTATGCCTTTACCGATGAAGCGACCGGTCGCGACTATTTAGCGGATACGACAGGCGTAACGACAAACTGGCTGGGCAGCGGTCAGATGCAAAAAGCGCAGTTCAGCCAGCTGATTACCCGGCTGGATCAGATCGCTATTCCGACGGAGGATTACTTTATCTGGCTGACCGGCGAAGGTGAGTTTGTCAGAGCGCTGTCTGACTACTTTACCTCGCAGCGTGGTCTCGACAGCGACTTCGTGCGCGCGGTGGCCTACTGGCATCAGAAGTAAGCCGCGCTGGCAATTGAGTTTTGCCAGATGGCGGACTACCATCACTCTCCTTTTTTCAGCAGGGCAGGTCATGAAACAGCATCCGACTTCCACTTCATCTGACGAACAGACTTCGCGCGCAGGCGGCTGCAGCGGACGACGTAAACGACGTGAAAAGATGCTGGAAGCGAGTGAGATTCGCCTGCTGATGCTCCACTTCCTGGCGCAGAATGCGGCGCACGGCTATGAGCTGATCAAGTCCGTTGAGGAGCTGTCAAAGGGAGAGTATTCGCCCAGCCCGGGGATCATCTATCCCAACCTGACGCTGCTGGAAGAGATGGAGGCGATTCAGGTGGTGGATGCGCAGGCAGCGCGTAAAGCCTACCGACTGACGGCGGCTGGTGAGGCGCAGCTGGCGGATAATCGCGAAACCGTAGCCAGCCTGATTACGCGGCTCTCTACGCTGGCGATCGTGGTCAATAACCGCAGCATTCCTGCTGTGGAGCAGGCGATTCACGGGCTGAAGATGGCTCTGAATCAACGACTGGCGCAGGAAGATATTTCAGAAGCCGCGCTGCAGACGCTGATTAAGGCGCTGCACGACGCGGCTGATAAAATCACCCACAGTTAATCAGCTGATTTCACTCTTATTCTTGTCGATGTGGCCCAGGGTACGATCCGGGAAACAGATGTCGCGCACGCGCTGTTTCAGGGTAGTCGCATCCGGGAAACCACCGTCCCGCTTACGTTCCCACAGCAGATGACCATCCAGCGTAATCTCAAAAATACCGCCGGTGCCGGGTTTCAGCGTGACCTCTGCCAGATCCTCGGCGAAGGTATGCAACAGTTCCTGTGCCATCCACGCTGACCGCATCAGCCAGTTGCATTGCATACAGTAGTGAATAACAACCACAGGTTTTTGCGCCATAACTCTCTTCCTTTACGTATTGATAAATGCAGATGCATTCGGGTTAACAATTTGTGCGCTGTGGTTTATTTCTTAATGTAAATAGGATTGATAATGATTATCAGTTGCATTAAATTCGCGGCGATAATGATTACACCCGCATGATGTTCTGACTTTTTACGGCTTTTATGCAGAGCCGTTTTTTATGTTGCAGCAAGCAAGTGAGCGAATACTAACAATTAATCAGGTAATTCGCGCCTATGTCACCACGTTTTCGGAGATTGACGCAACCGCGTCTGTCTGAGCTGGCGTTGCTCGCCACCTTTATCAATACCACCTGCACCTATGCTGCGGGCAGTGAACCTGCCACGCTGACCCTTTCCGACCGCTATGGCAGCAGTGCTGAACCGGTAATGACGGTGAATGCACCGGAAATTAAACAAACGGCGGGCAGTAAAACCACGCTCTCTGCCAGCGATCTGCAGCAACGTGGCGCTACTGATTTTGGATCGATCATGCGTTATGAACCGCTGATCAGCGCCACCGGCACCAGTGGCGGTTCCTCAGCCGGTAAGAGCGGCTTTGACCGGGCCGGTTACACCGGCTACAACATTCGTGGTTTAGAGAGCAACCGCGTGGGTCTCGATGTGGATGGCATTCCATTACCGCAGGCCACCGGCCGTAGCTATGTGGGACGAGCCGGTCTCGACAGCTTTGGGATTGGCCGCGATTACATCGATCCCTATATGTTTGGTCATATCGGAATTGAGAAGGGTGCCACGGCAGTGGATCAGCCGAATAACTCGATTGGCGGCAATGTCTCGTTCCGTAACAAATCCCCGGATGACTATCTGCATCCCGGTAAAGGCAACTATTTCGGATATCAAAGCGACTACGACTCTGCCAGCCGCAGCTGGCACAACGGCGTTACGGCAGCAGCAGGCGATGATACGCTGCGGGGAATCTTTGTTTACAGTCGTCGTGACGGCCAACAGACCCGCAACAACA
This genomic window contains:
- a CDS encoding helix-turn-helix domain-containing protein, translated to MLSQAIKKQHINDLVEWIEANLTDDLNIDQITLKSGYSKWHMQRMFKEMTGQTLAAYTRKRRLTMAAMALRLTRMTLIDIAVRFGFDNQQNFTRVFKGHFSLTPGAFRRIPHLPVKNFHGRILVRSLAERATLVEREEELHLCGETLEWECRFGEYIADHDHRVAEQARHLVALAGSHATHGWLGFQYGPGHSSADQQNISLFQALAPQHAGLLGDNTASWSEVCGLYASIRWSGRPEQLTRFIEDIYYQHLPMLGVSRRPGKDLLRLDFAHCKPDWLSGVFSIPVMQA
- a CDS encoding siderophore-interacting protein encodes the protein MPLTIGHRPCFRREILTTTADKRTPQRVRNELRFRHIQVESKTHIAGKFWRIRFSGSDLAGFTSPGFDDHIKVFFPAAEGETLVLPQITDAGIVWPEGLRPQARDYTPLEFDGESSLTLDFYIHQQGVASDWAAQAQVGDQLIVGGPRGSLVVPTDYAFQLYVCDETGLPAFARRQRDARAQALHLYAFTDEATGRDYLADTTGVTTNWLGSGQMQKAQFSQLITRLDQIAIPTEDYFIWLTGEGEFVRALSDYFTSQRGLDSDFVRAVAYWHQK
- a CDS encoding PadR family transcriptional regulator; translation: MKQHPTSTSSDEQTSRAGGCSGRRKRREKMLEASEIRLLMLHFLAQNAAHGYELIKSVEELSKGEYSPSPGIIYPNLTLLEEMEAIQVVDAQAARKAYRLTAAGEAQLADNRETVASLITRLSTLAIVVNNRSIPAVEQAIHGLKMALNQRLAQEDISEAALQTLIKALHDAADKITHS
- a CDS encoding SelT/SelW/SelH family protein, with amino-acid sequence MAQKPVVVIHYCMQCNWLMRSAWMAQELLHTFAEDLAEVTLKPGTGGIFEITLDGHLLWERKRDGGFPDATTLKQRVRDICFPDRTLGHIDKNKSEIS